ATCTAAGTTTTGGGCAGGTGGCTACAAGTTGTCTGAATAACTTCtgaaaatattaacaaatatCTTGATTTTGACCTAAATATAGAAATCTGTACTTATATTGCAATTAACATCTTCATCCCGACCTCAAAATAGACATCTGCATTTATGTATTATAAACAATCAAAAGagtaaaatttttctttgtatAAGACAATCTAGGATCTTACTCAAACACAAATCAAATTGAAGTAAACCTCACCACAACTATGGCTTGTAACCATTTCCTCACTTCTCAAAAGATCGTCTTATGTCTCATCAATCAAGTAGATGCCCCCTGCCTCCGCCATGACCCTTTGTCTAGCATGGTATAAACTTGTGCAAATTTCAAAATCATATTGATAAACTCAACTATTTGCAATCACCAGTACATTGGCAATGTTAGACCATTAATAACCATAAGGTCTATACCATTTGCAGTGAGTTTTATTCGAACCATTTTGTAATGGCTGAGCTGGAGTCTAGTTATCTGACGTCAGGAAGTTAGTTGTAAAAGATATTCCAAATAACAGATTGCATGTGTCGGTTAATTGATCGAGCATGTGAGTCATTTCATATTGCATGCGTTAGTTATATTGTTAGAATACCATAAACTAGTATAAAGCAGAGGAGGAAGATAAGAGATGTAGCTTTGGATGTAACATTTCTCATTTCCGTCTATACTATCCTAGTCTTCCCTCTGCTCTCTCTTCTCACTTCCTCTGTATCTGCATTTCTCTTAATTTCTGTCTTGAATTCGTCCCTTGTTGTGCAAGTCCagtacaattggtatcagagcttgcgATCCTTGGATCTGCAAGCTCAGCTACCGAATATGTAGCTGACTATGGCGGAGGGCACCAGAATGAAAGGCTTCGAAGAACAACTGAAGAAGCAGGATTCACGGATCCAGAGCATCCTTGAAGCCAATGCAGCTGAAAGACTAGCACTGGAAGAGAAATTGGCAACAAATCACTCTGATATGAAGGCACTCTTGGAAGCGAACTCAGCTGAGAGAtgaaaaatttcatggtttCCATGAATGCTCAATACACCGCTTTTGTGAGAAGCTTGCAAAGCGACCGAGGGATCTTAGGAATTTCACCAGACAATACGGAGAGGCAACCTGTCCAAAGGCCTCAGAGAAACTTGGAGTTGGGGCTATCCAGTCAAGGAGAGAGGAATTTCCTACCTGTAGGGACTCTTAAGGTGGAATTTCCCAAATTTGATGGCTCTAACCCCAGAGAATGGGTTAGGAGATGTGAGAAGTTTTTCCGTTTATGTCGCATTCCAGATTCGCAGCATATGGATTTAGTGGAATTGCATCTGGATGGGAAAGCTAGTATCTGGTATCAAGGTTTCAAGATGGACAAGGGGGAGTTACGATGGGACAGATTCAGCCAAGAGTTTTGTAGTAGATTTGGAAATTTAGGGAGGATGATGTTATAGAGGAGTTTAACAAGTTTCATCAAACTTTCACGGTAATCGCCTACCAAGAAAAGTTTGAAGAGCTGCGAGCTGCCGTGATGCTCAAGGTCCCTGGTCTTACTGAATCGTATTACATCTCCAGTTTCCTAAGTGGACTAAAGGAGGAGATTAAGTTTGTGGTCAAGATCCACAAGCCTGCAACCTTGCAATCAGCATTTGAGAAGGCGAGATGGCAGGAGCATTATTTACAGGTTATGGCTAAGCAACCTAGGATGGCTACAAAACCAACTCCAGTTACGGAGACAATACAGAAGAAGCCTGCACATCAGATGTTTGATAGCAGCAACAACAAAACTACTCCCCAAGGCTCTAGGAGGATTACCCCCACCGAGTTCCAGTACAGGAAGGATCACAATTTATGTTACAAATGTGGAGAGAAGTTCTCCCCTGGGCATGTTTGCAGGAATAAGGGAATTCATTTGCTGCTAGCAGATGAGGGCGAGGCTCAAGTAGAGGAAGTAGCAGATGAAGAGGATGAGGTCATTGAGTATCAAGGCAACAAGTATGGCAGGGATATTACACTATCCCTCCACTCAGTTTCTGGCCAATTGTCTTCCAGTACCATTAAGATGTTGGGATATTATGGTGATCAAGAGGTGTCAATCCTGCTGGATGGAGGTAGCACCAACTGCTTCATAAAGCCAACTATTGCTTAACTCTACCCTGAAGCTGTTAAGAATCATAAACCTTTTAAAGTCAGAATTGCTGATGGGAAAGAATTAGTTTGTGAGCAATGGATTCCTGGTATGAAGTGGATGATGCAAGGCCATCATTTTACTCACAATGTGTATGTACTAGACTTGGAACCGTACGACCTGATTTTGGGGGTTGACTGGATGAAGTGTTATAGCCCCATGACTTTTGACTTTCAAAAGTTGTCATTATCATTTGAGAAGGAGGGTGAAATGGTGTTACTACAAGGGGATTCCCACTCTGCCAAGATGTTGATGAAGCAAGGAGTATCAGCCCAGAAGTATTgcagaaacaaaatcagaacAGCCTTGCAACACTCTTGCATGATACGAGTACAAAACTCACAGGTAACTACTGTGTCCAAAACACTCACTCAATTACTTGCTCAATATGATGGCATATTTGCTGCACCTACAACTTTACCCCCCAACCATAGCCTCAATCATCAAATACCTTTGAAACCTGATGCTAAACCTTTCAAGATTAGCCCCTATAAGTATCCCCACAGGCAAAAAACAGAAATAGAAAGGCAAGTCAAGGAAATGTTGGCCACTGATATCATCCAAACCAGCCATAGTCTTTTTACATCCCCAGCCTTACTAGTTAAAAAGAAGGATGGCACTTGGAGGTTATGCATTGACTATAGACAACTTAACAGCCTCACTATCAAAGACAAGTTTCCCATCCCGATCATTGATGACCTCCTTGATGAACTGCATggtgccaaaattttttcaaaagttgattTGAGGTCAGGGTACCATCAGATAAGAATGCACCCATCTGATATCCCAAAAACAGCTTTCAGAACCCACTCTGGCCTCTATGAATACTTAGTGATGCCATTTGGCCTCACTAATGCACCAGCAACCTTCCAGGCTCTAATGAACTCGGTATTTGAACCTTTTATTCGAAAATTTGTGCTAGTGTTCTTTGATGACATTCTAGTTTACAGCCCGGATTTTGACTCCCATCTCAAACACCTCTCCCTTGTTCTTGACACCCTCAGAAATCACTTCTTATATGCAAAAATGTCTGAGTGTTCATTTGGGCAAGATAGAGTAGAGTACTTGGGGCATATAGTTACTGGTGAGGGAGTCTCTGCTGATCCTGCAAAAGTGGAAGCTATGCTGTCCTGGCCATCTCCCACCACTGTTAAAGGTTTAAGGGGGTTTTTGGGACTGACAGGTTACTACAGGAGATTTGTGAAGGGATATGGGAAGATAGCTAAACCTTTAACTAATCTGCTAAAGAAGGATGATTTTGGGTGGGATGAACAAGCTGAGCAAGCTTTCCAAGAACTCAAACATGCTATGACTCAAGCTCCTGTACTAGCACTACCTGATTTCTTTAGAACATTTGTATTGGAAACCGATGCTAGCCAAAAGACCATTGGAGCAGTTTTGATGCAGCAAGGTAGGCCTATTGCTTTCATGAGTCAGGCACTTGGACCCAAAAATCAAACACTGTCCATATATGAAAAGGAATTATTGTCATTGATTACTGCAGTAgggaaatggagacactacttgCTAGGAACTCACTTCATAATCAAAACTGATCATGAAAGTTTGAAATACTTACTGGAACAAAAAATCACTACACCTCTCCAGCAAAAATAGTTAGCAAAGCTGATGGGACTAAACTATGAGATCCAATATAAAAGGGGTAAGGATAACTTGGTGGCTGATGCTCTATCTAGAAGGATGGAAGGAAGGGATGAAGGGTCAGGTGGTGAGGAGGTGCAGGTCCATGCCATAACCACAGCAAAGCCATTATGGTTAGCCAGGGTCTCTGGCAGTTATAATGGGGATGAGAAGGCCAAGGAACTACTGACTGCACTAGCGGTGGACAAATCTAGTGTGCAAGATTACACATACCAACAAGGAATTATCAGGTATATGGGAAGAGTGTATATTGGGAGTAACTCAGAGTTAAGGGCTCAACTCATCAATTGCATGCATGATTCTGCAATTGGAGGGTACTCGGGGAACCAAGGAACATACCAGAGAATGAAGAACTAT
This window of the Coffea eugenioides isolate CCC68of unplaced genomic scaffold, Ceug_1.0 ScVebR1_613;HRSCAF=1318, whole genome shotgun sequence genome carries:
- the LOC113758631 gene encoding uncharacterized protein LOC113758631; this translates as MKNFMVSMNAQYTAFVRSLQSDRGILGISPDNTERQPVQRPQRNLELGLSSQGERNFLPVGTLKVEFPKFDGSNPREWVRRCEKFFRLCRIPDSQHMDLVELHLDGKASIWEDDVIEEFNKFHQTFTVIAYQEKFEELRAAVMLKVPGLTESYYISSFLSGLKEEIKFVVKIHKPATLQSAFEKARWQEHYLQVMAKQPRMATKPTPVTETIQKKPAHQMFDSSNNKTTPQGSRRITPTEFQYRKDHNLCYKCGEKFSPGHVCRNKGIHLLLADEGEAQVEEVADEEDEVIEYQGNKYGRDITLSLHSVSGQLSSSTIKMLGYYGDQEVSILLDGAVKNHKPFKVRIADGKELVCEQWIPGMKWMMQGHHFTHNVYVLDLEPYDLILGVDWMKCYSPMTFDFQKLSLSFEKEGEMVLLQGDSHSAKMLMKQGVSAQKYCRNKIRTALQHSCMIRVQNSQVTTVSKTLTQLLAQYDGIFAAPTTLPPNHSLNHQIPLKPDAKPFKISPYKYPHRQKTEIERQVKEMLATDIIQTSHSLFTSPALLVKKKDGTWRLCIDYRQLNSLTIKDKFPIPIIDDLLDELHGAKIFSKVDLRSGYHQIRMHPSDIPKTAFRTHSGLYEYLVMPFGLTNAPATFQALMNSVFEPFIRKFVLVFFDDILVYSPDFDSHLKHLSLVLDTLRNHFLYAKMSECSFGQDRVEYLGHIVTGEGVSADPAKVEAMLSWPSPTTVKGLRGFLGLTGYYRRFVKGYGKIAKPLTNLLKKDDFGWDEQAEQAFQELKHAMTQAPVLALPDFFRTFVLETDASQKTIGAVLMQQGRPIAFMSQALGPKNQTLSIYEKELLSLITAVGKWRHYLLGTHFIIKTDHESLKYLLEQKITTPLQQK